The window TTTTCTAGGCTTTGTTCAATCATCCTCTTCATTAGTTTCATCACTTCAGACATTACTTTTTAAGAGCTACAGTCACTTCCAACACCATCACCCTTCATATGCCCCTACTCAGCCAAACTATCCATATGAATATCATCAGGTGTGGCAGATTTGTCATTCCCATCCTCTAATGCTTTAACAGGAACATCAACTTGCCCATCCTTGTTTTCGactaaattttcaattgagtTTGAACGAGAGCGCTTCCTGTGCTTTGATTTATGCCCACTTGAATGTCGCGGAGATGTCTTACTGCCTCTCCTACGCCTTTCAGCTGACCTGGACCTGGATCGCCTTTTATCTCGGTTCCTTGATTTATCCTCTTTGCTCCTTTCATATTTATCACTCACTTGATGTTTATCTTCCTGAGATCTGGATCTTGAACGTCTTCGATGTCTGGCCCTACTTTCCTCCAACACACTTGGGGAAGATCTTCGCACATGTTTTCGACCATCAGCAGAACCTGACCTAGAGCGTCTCCTACTCCGACTCTTGGGTTTTTCTTCCCTTCTGTTGTCTTTCTTATCGCTAGAGTGATGTACAATTTCATCAGATCTTGACAATGAGCGCTTTCGAGGTTTAGATTTAGTTGTTTCATCCTCTGATGATAAAGACCTTCTCCTTTGACGATGAGGAGATCTTGAATCAGGGCGTGATGGTTTTCTTGTTCTTTCAGGACTTTCTCGGCGATGCCTTGGCGATCCAACATCATCCCGATATGATTTCCTAGCCCGAGGGCTTGCACTCCTGCTTCTCTTTCTCCGGGAAAGAGGCGAATCGTTATCACGTGATCTTCCCCAATCCCGTCTCCTACTTCTATCACTGACATCCCTACCATCCTTATAAGACCTATGGTCCTTCTCATAACTTGAGTAATGGCGAGATCTCACAGGTGATCTGGATCGATAATCTCTTCGGCGACGAGCAGGAGGTGAGAACGAGCGTGACTTCCCTCTTGACCGATAATTTATAGGGGAAGTAGACTTTGACCTTGACCTAGATTTGGACTTGGCACGCCCATTTGGTGACCTGAAACATCATCAATACAGTTTAGAGCTGGTTTATAGagaaattgatgaagaagaatatAATTGTGCCTTTTCTTCTGAAATTATCAAAaagaacacaaaaattaaagagaatCATGGAAAAGAAAACGGCCAACAAGATGTTAAGGAAGAGACAAGAAAACCTCCTATGCGTGCTGCAAAATAAGTAAATCCCAACTGCTAAAACTCccacaaaaaaatttggaacaaATTTTCTGCTTACTACATGAGAACAGTTCTGAATAGCCGACAAGATGTGTGAGATGATCATACATTTACCTCATTCTGAAATCTGAATACTATCTTAGAACTCaacattgaaaaatattcCATAACTTGGGCTTTTTTAAGAATAGACAATGACAGCAAAAGTTAACAAGAAACAATTATGAAGACTCCAGACACAATTATTTATCGCCGTTCACCCTGTGATGCCAAGATGACAGGCTGAAATCTGAATTTAAGAGTTTACTTATAAactattacaaaataaataatccctccgtttcctaaaaataggaCCTTTTGAAAtggtacgggttttaatgcaaaattagtaaagtaagagaaagatagaaagaaaaggtTTGTAAGTGGAAAATGGGTCTCaactcattagagagaaataagtttcctaaaaaatgaaagtttctatttttaataaatggacCATAAAGGAAGagtgattatttttaataaacggAGGGAATTGAAGAACAAAGTCTCATATTCAGGCTGCAAACGAGAAATCATCAAGGCCTCTCCAACAAGTGTACGCCAATATTAGAAAGAAGATCAAGCAGAAAACTCTAACAAATCCACTTTATAACTACAGCAAAGATAAACTATCCACATATTATATCCATAAATTGTAGCCTTATACTGCCATGAGTGCATGAAGGgcatatttttccaaaacaataAGTATGATTACAAACTCCAAAAACGAAGATATAGCAAGGAATAAAAAGCTGCatgaatattttcaaaataaattctatttttggatCACTAGAATTTCGATTTAAAAGCTATATATACCATTTTGTACTTgttctatttattataaaaacacTTCGTTACAGAGAATACAAGTCAATGGCATTTGTTAATTGTTATacattataagtataatacttCTAAAAGATCCAACAAAGTATTTAGAAATACCTGGATTTTCTTTCAGGTTCTTTAACCTCAATGACTAGACCATCAGCTTGCAACTTCTTACTTATTTCTGCAGCTCTGGCTGCAGCTAATTCTGTTGCAGACTTCATAGTTGCTGCACGATTAGCTGCTTGCTGCGCTGTCAGTGTTTGCTGCATCAGAAGAGCCTGCTGAAACTGCATTTGTTGCATGGCAACAGCTTGCTGCATAACCATCGGCAGGGATGATGAACCCATTGCCGAATTCAAAGCAGGTTTTGGTGGGAGTGATTTGGCCATTTCAACATTTAATGGACGGCCACCAACATCCATGTTATTCAATGCCAAAGCAGAAGAAGCTTCTTCTGCTTTTGAGTATTCAATATATGCAAAATGCTTAGACTCAGTTATCGTACAATCAACAACTGTCccacaaaaaccaaaaagctGCTTCAACTGGTCCACTGTCAGAAGAGGGCTAAGGTTACTGACTTGTACAGTTTTCTTAAGAGAATCAGCCTTCTTCTCACTGTCATCTGAACCTAATAGACGACAATCACAAGAAAATGAGAACACTTGGAAGACGTTAAGAATACAACaaactaagaaaataaattcaagtagtggaatctaaaaaatatcatcGTTACCTTAAAAGATAAGGCACTTCGGTACCATTAAGTATTAAGTAGGCAATATTACATATACTTGagtttgaaacaaaaaaaatacacagaAGTGACACATAGCATAACAGCATAAgaaatcaaaatggaaaaggaaATTTAACAGAAAACCACTTCATTTATACACAGAACACCATCTCACTGTTTCAGAGAAAAACAGCCTGTAGCTCAAACTCCATTGAATATCCTTGAACCCCCATCCTTATTACTCTACACTTGGCTGTCAGAACTCAGAAGGCGGCACAGCAACCAGCCATAGGCACACTCTTCCCCCAGTCAAATTCtgtatttaatactccctccgtcccggctacgATAGACACATTTCTTAACAGGGTTTTAGGAGTTTTCGGttattgtgtttaattggagagagaaagagcaggtgtaagtattaaatggagagagagagagagttgaatatttaatttgaaagagaaaaaagtggttgagtgtattaacgggagagagaaagttacaaagaatagaaatgtgtcatcttggttgggacggagggagtattaagtaTGAACCCTGGCCCTTGGCCTGCCCCTCCTAATCAGCAGGAAGCAACCTTCCATCAAGGCTGCCTTGCCGTACACCAATGTCCCCAAGGCAACTCTCTCAGTCATGATAGCACAGGCTATTGTCCTTAActgtaataaactaataatatagCCTATTGGGCTTAACCGGCATCCATCCATACATACATTCATTCCCATAACCTTTACAACCAGTTTTCTGCCACCCGCATACTCCATCAATCCTTGTTTGAGTTGACTTTCCAGACCTCAATCATAAGCAGACCCACGCCCTGTTTGCACACATAAgcaaacacaaacacacaagCACTAgcacaaataaaaagaatgatAGAGAGATGTTCATATCAGTGCTCACAATAATTGGTTATAGAAATTAGGGTTGGAACTTGTATGGGGGAGGTAAGGCTGGTTGGAAATGGAATAGGTTACAttcattaacaaaattaaaaatctagTCAAAAAGTGAGAAGTTGTATGGAAAAATGGGTTTGTATAATGAAATGGGATTGTGGATAGAGGCtcaaaatgtaaaagaaactGGATCGCCTGATCTTACCAGATGAGTCTTTGCTGGACTGAGCTTGAGCTGCAGCATGGGCTTGAAGGGCTTGGGCAGCAACAATTGCCTGAGCAGCCGCCATCGCAGCAGCAGAAGGTGCCATTGGCACTTGACTTAGAGTTCCCATTGTAGTAGAGGCAGCTAAGGCAGTCATGAGCAGATTATGAGGAGGGTGATTAAACTTACAACTAGTATTTGCACAGCGCCCATTAAGGTACTCTCGACACATTTCTCCCAGGGAAGATCCCATTCCAGGTAAAACCACTCCACCTGAGGCCCCAGAGACAACACCAGGTATCATACCCAGCAAGCCCGGAAAAGCACCAGATACAGAGCCAGAGTAATTTGGCATATTGGGCATGGTCTGGTTTACTAAATTAGGATAAGAAGCAGCTGGAGCCACCCCAAGAAGCCCTCCATTGGGGGTCCCTGAACCAGAGAAATATGACGATGATTAAGACATTATTATGTAAAGGCGCTAGTAAATGATGCATATGCATCATCATGAAGACATGAAAACAAGCATTACAGAGCATCCactaatttgtttaattcatTTCTTGTCAGGAATCAATCAAACACTATAATATAAGTGCGCAAAACtctataatgaaataaaatagtaaagagATATACAAACCATTTGctataatcaatatattttccaaaggAAGAGAGCTGAATGAGAGTAGAACAAATTGTTTATAAAGACAAGATACAGTTTTATTGGAGTTCCAGTTCTTATGAGTAAGGTTTCAATTGTCAGATGAAAAACACTCAAAACCAGTCAAGACAGGAATGTCAATCATCACATGCTGCAATGTCATTTTGAGTAAGACAATGCTTGCATCCAACATGCGATCATAGCATCACGAGCTAAGTTACCTCTAATAAATCATCCATGCGTTTTTTAACCAATTGTTTTCTATGTTCTCCTCAATCTTCAAGAGTCTAAGGGGAAAATATCACTACAAGCCTAGCAATATCATACTATGATATCTCCTACATTTGCATCGAACATCCAATTTATGTACCTACCCCAAAAAGTTGGCACTGACATATTTGAAAGGATAACTAATACTTACTAGAGTGAGCAAGCAATGACTAGATACCAAAAAACTGCTATGTCGTTTGCAGATACTAAATCACTTCAACTAAACAACCAAGAGATCCTCATTACCAACTCATATGCAGACGCTACTACTCCGCAACGAGAAAATACTATAAAGATACATAATCAATGTGTATCAATAAACGAGTATTAACTCATCTCTGCAAAAGAATGTACGCATAACAGTAGCAGTAAACAAACTCATtcagaaaattataaaattaaaaaacaagaGAGTTAATTAACCTTGGCTGAAGAAAACAGGGAATGGACTTCCCATAATCGGCTTCCCATTGCACTCCACATTAACCATATAATTCCCTCTCTTAGGCACCACATAAGTCACGCTATAGCTCCCATCCTCCATGTCCTTCACTATCCCGTCCTGGTCGTTTCCCCCAACTCCGACTCCCGGCGAAACCCTAACTTTCACCTGAGCACCCCCACGCGGCACCTTCCTCCCCTCGGAGTCCTTCGTCACCACCGCAAACGTGGCCCCCACGCACGCCGTGCCGCCAGCAATCCCCGCGCCCTGCGCCGTGCACCTCGAGGGGTCCACGGGCCCCACGGAGGAGTCCTTCTCGGACGACTCATTGTCGTCGTCGGAATCCGAAGAGGAGGACGGCGCGGCGGAAGGGGATTGGGGCAGCTGGGGCTGGGACTTGCTATTGAAGGTGGCTTCGAATGCGGCTTTAGCGGCGGCGGCCTTCTCGGCTTCGCTCTTCAACTTGGCTTCCTCCGCTTGCTTCATCCATATGGTCTTCGGCACCGCAGAGACCGCTGTAACTTGATTGTTGATGCTAGGGGTAGTGTTGTTCCCGGCCATTTGTCAGGGAAGCTTTGCACCAATGGCCGAACCCTAATTCCGAATTGCTGTGTATTTGACCTAACTTTGGGATAGACGGGAAAGCGTGTTGTTTAGATTTGGGGATTGAATGGATATTGCAATTTAGACAAATATGGGggcaattattttaatttctctacAACAAGTGGGTGAGAATCAAATTAAGCCATTAAATAAAGCACgctgaaattatttttctttttgtagtGCTAAGTTGGTAATACCAACCATAGAGATTCATAGAttctaatatttgagattatGCTACATGAAATAGAAAGAGTTAATTAAGAATTTGACCTGATTTTAAGATCAGATATGCTTTATAAATTGTTAAATAGTGACACTAgtttttagagaaaaacaCATTGTATCGGTGTAAGAGCGATTCGATATAAATATACCTATACATggagtattttaataaattggatgTACATATTtgggtcctattctaatgcttatagcaccctaatccaaaatcaagactaaattttcatccttagattttaaaatgagtggatgagattaaagctcacaaatctcaataaatagtagacaaaatatcaacaaaaagggtaatatcgtcattatgttatcatatgataattttcgtgagtgtttctttatatcaacattgtgtattacaaatatcaacaatatgacattagaatatcaacacaaggacaagaaaatatcaacacatttttattgagattggacctgcataatattgagattttgcctacaatatattgagatttttttgttgcatttgttgataaaagctgcttattaatatgtacgaaaattgaaatataatttatcaaatttcatcacccgaacgtcgtcgaaacatatgcaattgagatctcgttggaatccttattaaattatctttaatttgatatattttttgcgaaaaaataatttaaattgagagagttacgtaagtttaaagatttgagatgattttgaggagagagaaaatagttagttataattattacatatagcatttaatattaatactcttttaatttaattaataattatttaaatttaaaatatattacacttcattatattaaccacaagatcttctaatctaatgattgaaaattgatctcaatttgaaattgataattagttagtaATTGATTATGTCCCGTACATATTTTATCCATAAAGTGATAAAAGCTTCAGTCGATTATTcgaaattattataaaatctcCAACTAATTGCAATGTTTATTCCAATCCTTACTTGTATGTTATATTCTCCAAACACTAGTAAGTTCCAACCTTTTGCATACTCCATTCAACAACTGCAACTGATGTAACTTTAAATATAGACCaaataattgtaataaatTATCAAGCTCTGCTGTGTTGTTATATCTACATAATATCATCCAACTCGAATGTAAGAATTTCTCAGACCAGAGCAACTGCGGATAACAAGCTCCCGCGAGCAGCTTGGTATTATCGGCCTGCACTATTTCTTCATCGCTTTCCCATAGAAGAATATTCGACTTGGTAATTAACACAAGCCAAAATGTTAAAGACTATAGTATTACAGCATTAGTAAACATCAAAGCTACAAATTCCAGTTGAGGTTTTTTACGGTTCAAGATTTGCTCTCAAGATTGTAATGCATTCATATTTTCCCTTTCCTAACTCTCAAGAAAACCTATTTGCATCAATAAGTCAATGATGAAAGCCACTGCTAAAATCCCACATTGCTACTGCATTGTACCTCTATGATATTTTCTTAGTCACAAAAACTATGAAAACTTCTTTGAGATACATACCAAGTTCAAGTCAGAAAAATCATACACAAAATGATAACACAATCTGAAAATAGGAACAAGCAAGTAACAACAAGAATCATCGCCAGCATTGTGGGGGACTCAGTATTGCAATCATAGTGACTCGTGTCTGAACCCAACAGATTACCAGATGTTTAGGAGCATATTCCAAGCGATATGAGAGCTGAAAAAGATTAGCAGTTTGCAAAATTACATAAACGGGTCAAACTAGCTCGACAAATATCACACTAGATATAGCAATTATAAGCATGCATACTTTACTCATACTACACTACATATTATATAGATCAACCAACAATGATTATTGTGTGTTGTTGAAAATATTCGAGTTGCAGAAATTGTAACACAATACAAATGACATTCAGTTTAATTAGGAGAATATACCAACTACAGGGTGAAAGGAATAGATCGTATATTAACAAATGGAGGATGTGTTTGATTGGTTGGAGTTTAGCATTTTTACCTTTTGGCTTCTAATCTATAAAAACTTGGAGGTCGTAGTTGTCGTACTCCTCTTGCTGCACCTTCTGAATTTGTTGTGCCGAGGCCGCTACAGAAGTGCCACATTCagctatataaattttttggagAGTTGGGATATCTCCAATGGCGCTAGGGATTTCCTCTAGCTTATGGCATTTGGTTAAAACCAAAATCTGGAGTCTAGGGAAGTTTGTCTCATCAGCTTTCCAACGCACAAGATTTAAGCAGTGAAGATGTAGATACTTCAGTGAACAGAATTCATTTCCTTCTGTAGCCTCCCACTCTTCCTCTGCCTCGGCCTCTCCCACACTTTCAAAAACACATTCAGATATTTTAAGCACTTCAAGATACGGTAGTGCACATAGAGTTGACAACAAAATCTCAAATACTACACATTCCAAAAGAGACAACTTTCTAAGATGAAATGGTAATCTGAGATTACGCAGAAAACGGCTACCATCATGATTCAAATTAGATTGGCAACTTAACTTTTCGAGTTTGCGGAGATGGCTAAGATCAACTTCAATGTTTGGTGAGTCTTCACAATAGATTCCCAACCTTATAATATTTGGAATTCTTTTAAAAA is drawn from Salvia hispanica cultivar TCC Black 2014 chromosome 6, UniMelb_Shisp_WGS_1.0, whole genome shotgun sequence and contains these coding sequences:
- the LOC125194224 gene encoding splicing regulatory glutamine/lysine-rich protein 1 → MAGNNTTPSINNQVTAVSAVPKTIWMKQAEEAKLKSEAEKAAAAKAAFEATFNSKSQPQLPQSPSAAPSSSSDSDDDNESSEKDSSVGPVDPSRCTAQGAGIAGGTACVGATFAVVTKDSEGRKVPRGGAQVKVRVSPGVGVGGNDQDGIVKDMEDGSYSVTYVVPKRGNYMVNVECNGKPIMGSPFPVFFSQGTPNGGLLGVAPAASYPNLVNQTMPNMPNYSGSVSGAFPGLLGMIPGVVSGASGGVVLPGMGSSLGEMCREYLNGRCANTSCKFNHPPHNLLMTALAASTTMGTLSQVPMAPSAAAMAAAQAIVAAQALQAHAAAQAQSSKDSSGSDDSEKKADSLKKTVQVSNLSPLLTVDQLKQLFGFCGTVVDCTITESKHFAYIEYSKAEEASSALALNNMDVGGRPLNVEMAKSLPPKPALNSAMGSSSLPMVMQQAVAMQQMQFQQALLMQQTLTAQQAANRAATMKSATELAAARAAEISKKLQADGLVIEVKEPERKSRSPNGRAKSKSRSRSKSTSPINYRSRGKSRSFSPPARRRRDYRSRSPVRSRHYSSYEKDHRSYKDGRDVSDRSRRRDWGRSRDNDSPLSRRKRSRSASPRARKSYRDDVGSPRHRRESPERTRKPSRPDSRSPHRQRRRSLSSEDETTKSKPRKRSLSRSDEIVHHSSDKKDNRREEKPKSRSRRRSRSGSADGRKHVRRSSPSVLEESRARHRRRSRSRSQEDKHQVSDKYERSKEDKSRNRDKRRSRSRSAERRRRGSKTSPRHSSGHKSKHRKRSRSNSIENLVENKDGQVDVPVKALEDGNDKSATPDDIHMDSLAE